GATGATATTGTTTCCTCAACGCTTGTAGATGATGTTTCTACACCATCTTTAGTCGAAAATACTGAATGGATAAAACCCGGGCTGGTATCCTGGAATTATTGGTCTAATAACCATGGAACAAAAGATTACCAGGTGGTGCGCAAATTTACTGATCTGGCAGTAGAAATGGGTTGGCCCTACACCTTACTGGACTGGGAGTGGGATGCTATGGGCAATGGAGGTAATTTGGATGACGCCCTGGAGTACATACATTCAAAGGGAATAAAACCTTTAATATGGTACAATTCCGGGGGTGATCACACCTGGGTAGAAGCTACTCCAAAAGACAGGATGTTAACTCATGAAAACAGGGTGGAGGAGTTTACCAAACTAAAGAAAATGGGAATTGTCGGGGTCAAGGTTGATTTTTTCGAAAGTGAAAAACAGGATATGATCAACTATTATATGGATATTCTGGAAGATGCTGCAGATTTTGAGATGCTGGTTTTTTTCCACGGTAGCCTGGTGCCCAGAGGCTGGGGTAGAACTTATCCTCATCTTATGACCTATGAAGGAGTTCGCGGTGCCGAATGGTACAATAACGGTCCAGATTTCACTTATGAAGCGCCTGTACATAATACTATTCTGCCGTTCACAAGGAATGTTGTTGGTTCTATGGATTACACACCGGTAACTTTTACCAATTCTCAATATCCCCACATAACTTCTTATGGCCATGAACTGGCTCTGGGAGTGCTTTTTGAGTCTGCTTTACAGCACATGGCCGACAGGCCCGAGGGATATAGATCTCTCCCGGCAGAAATAATTTCGTTCCTCATGGATCTACCGGTCACCTGGGATGACACCAAATTACTGGATGGATATCCCGGGCAGGGAGTCACCATGACCCGTCAAAAAGAGGAAATCTGGTATATAGCTGGAATTAACGGAGAAGAAAAGGTAAAGGACCAGGTGTTAAGCTTTGACTTTTTACCTGAAGACAAAAAGTACAGGCTAAGCTTATTTGCAGATGGAGATCATGATAAAGAATTTTCCATCAGCTATCAGGTAGTGGATAGAAATAGTTCAGTTGGTGTGAAGTTGCTGCGTCGGGGCGGCTTCGCAGGTTATTTATCTCCTATAGAATAAAAGATGTTAAGAGAAAAAAATGAATTTTAGAATAGCCGTCTTATTGTTTCTTTGTTTTCCGATAACCTCTATACCTCAGGAGAGGGTGTACGAACTTA
This Salinimicrobium tongyeongense DNA region includes the following protein-coding sequences:
- a CDS encoding glycoside hydrolase family 97 protein, which translates into the protein MIEKKINRRGEVIKNSFLLFLILLTSSAFSQKLSLNSPNEQISVRLWNEEQAEFGEWYLEVNYETNGEVKTVIPKIDLGLVRSDQDFSKELKFIRSGRKKQVNDDYVTLHGKRLQRANSANEVVVFFERPDKSKMNLILRAYNDGLVFRYEFPEKDKSSYVIKEEMTSYTIPDSSKRWLQKFNPANEGYYREMKDAREQKDWAYPALFQAPDSTYFYLIHEADLMRSYAGTKLTNYEEPSKYKLTFPDAWNGREQGESQPTINLPWKSPWRVIIIGGLDDIVSSTLVDDVSTPSLVENTEWIKPGLVSWNYWSNNHGTKDYQVVRKFTDLAVEMGWPYTLLDWEWDAMGNGGNLDDALEYIHSKGIKPLIWYNSGGDHTWVEATPKDRMLTHENRVEEFTKLKKMGIVGVKVDFFESEKQDMINYYMDILEDAADFEMLVFFHGSLVPRGWGRTYPHLMTYEGVRGAEWYNNGPDFTYEAPVHNTILPFTRNVVGSMDYTPVTFTNSQYPHITSYGHELALGVLFESALQHMADRPEGYRSLPAEIISFLMDLPVTWDDTKLLDGYPGQGVTMTRQKEEIWYIAGINGEEKVKDQVLSFDFLPEDKKYRLSLFADGDHDKEFSISYQVVDRNSSVGVKLLRRGGFAGYLSPIE